From one Trifolium pratense cultivar HEN17-A07 linkage group LG1, ARS_RC_1.1, whole genome shotgun sequence genomic stretch:
- the LOC123923867 gene encoding ras-related protein RABC2a-like produces the protein MSSSGQNSSYDLSFKILLIGDSAVGKSSLIVSFISGSAKDIAPTIGVDFKIKLLTVADKRLKLTIWDTAGQERFRTLTSSYYRGAQGIILAYDVTRRNTFTNLSEVWSKEVELYSTNQDCVKILVGNKVDRESERAVSTEEGLALAKEFGCLFFECSAKTRENVDKCFEELTLKIMEVPSLLEEGSASLKRNILKQKPEPQASQEFGCCL, from the exons ATGAGTTCTTCTGGTCAAAATAGTAGCTATGATCTCTCTTTCAAGATCTTGTTGATTGGTGATTCTGCTGTCGGAAAAAGTAGCTTAATTGTTAGCTTCATCTCTGGCTCTGCTAAAGATATTGCCCCCACAATTG GTGTTGATTTTAAGATCAAGCTTCTCACAGTAGCTGACAAGAGATTGAAACTAACTATTTGGGATACCG CTGGGCAGGAACGGTTCAGAACGCTAACAAGTTCTTACTATAGAGGAGCACAAGGAATCATTCTCG CTTATGATGTAACAAGAAGAAACACATTTACAAACTTATCAGAGGTATGGTCCAAAGAAGTGGAACTCTATTCAACTAATCAGGATTGTGTGAAGATACTGGTTGGAAATAAAGTTGATAGA GAATCTGAAAGGGCTGTGAGCACAGAAGAGGGTTTAGCTCTTGCCAAAGAGTTTGGATGTTTGTTTTTTGAATGTAGCGCCAAAACTCGAGAAAATGTAGACAAGTGCTTCGAAGAACTTACATTAAAG ATAATGGAAGTTCCTAGCCTTTTGGAAGAAGGATCAGCATCATTGAAAAGGAATATTTTGAAGCAAAAACCAGAACCACAAGCATCTCAAGAATTTGGTTGTTGCTTGTAA